The Lampris incognitus isolate fLamInc1 chromosome 17, fLamInc1.hap2, whole genome shotgun sequence genome contains a region encoding:
- the LOC130127957 gene encoding ectonucleotide pyrophosphatase/phosphodiesterase family member 7-like, which yields MLLSSLALLGLLAVSPSAAAPHLDSFSGLDSARAGSSRNKLLLISFDGFRWDYDLDVDTPNLDKMTQDGVKATYVTPPFLTLTSPSHFTLLTGRYTENHGVIHNMWFNTTTLENKDFYTSQFVDSYWDNGSLPIWITAQRQGLKTGSLHFPGSAVKYQGETVAVKQVESRFYDHANETDWRLNIDKVIGEWFEQQDLDFVSLYFGEPDHIGHKHGPDSPERREMVRQVDRTIGYIRDKIQEHGLTNHLNIIITADHGMATVLQDRLVQEIILSKIPGFSFKDIQFQLVDYGPTGMLLPKEGMLEKVYRALKGAHPHLNVYKKEDMPARLHYSKHPRLLPLILIADPGYVISGIRPLQFNKGEHGFDNQVMDMKPFFRAVGPDFRKNLLVGPFETVNVYPLMCHLLNITPEDNDGHLDNTKHMLVPQIETRKANHSKILSLIHYNLA from the exons ATGTTGCTCTCCAGTCTGGCACTTCTCGGCCTGCTAGCCGTCTCTCCTTCTGCTGCTGCACCACACTTGGATTCTTTTTCTGGGCTGGACTCGGCCCGCGCTGGTTCCTCCCGGAACAAGCTGTTGTTGATCTCCTTTGATGGGTTCCGCTGGGACTACGACCTTGACGTGGACACCCCGAACCTGGACAAGATGACCCAGGATGGAGTGAAGGCAACCTACGTCACTCCACCCTTCCTCACACTCACCAGCCCATCACACTTCACCTTGCTTACAG GGCGGTACACAGAGAACCATGGTGTGATTCACAACATGTGGTTCAACACAACCACCCTGGAAAATAAAGATTTCTATACGTCACAATTTGTTGATTCCTATTGGGACAATGGCAGCCTGCCCATCTGGATAACTGCACAGAGACAG GGTCTAAAAACAGGGTCCCTACACTTCCCTGGCAGTGCAGTCAAATACCAAGGAGAAACCGTGGCAGTGAAGCAAGTGGAGTCCCGTTTCTACGACCATGCCAATGAGACAGACTGGAGGTTGAACATCGACAAGGTGATTGGAGAGTGGTTCGAGCAGCAGGACCTGGACTTTGTCTCTTTGTACTTTGGAGAGCCAGATCATATTGGGCACAAACACGGACCAGATTCCCCAGAGCGTCGGGAGATGGTCCGACAAGTGGACCGCACTATAGGCTACATCCGGGACAAGATCCAAGAACACGGCCTCACCAACCACCTCAACATTATCATCACTGCCGACCATGGCATGGCCACAGTGCTGCAAGATAGACTGGTTCAAGAGATAATCCTATCAAAGATCCCTGGCTTCAGCTTCAAGGATATCCAGTTTCAGCTGGTGGATTATGGTCCAACTGGGATGCTGCTTCCCAAAGAAGGGATGCTGGAGAAGGTCTACCgggctctgaaaggcgcccacccTCACCTAAATGTGTACAAAAAGGAGGACATGCCAGCTCGACTGCACTATAGCAAACACCCAAGACTCCTTCCACTCATCCTCATTGCCGACCCTGGATATGTCATCAGTGGG ATCCGGCCATTGCAGTTCAACAAAGGGGAACATGGCTTCGACAACCAAGTGATGGACATGAAGCCCTTCTTCAGGGCCGTGGGGCCTGACTTCCGGAAGAACTTGTTAGTGGGGCCCTTTGAGACGGTCAACGTGTACCCACTGATGTGTCATCTGCTAAACATAACCCCGGAGGATAACGACGGCCACCTAGACAATACCAAACACATGCTGGTTCCACAGATAGAAACAAGAAAAGCCAACCATAGTAAGATACTATCTCTAATACACTACAATCTTGCctga